The genomic region atttatttatgataattcacagaatggcaaacccgcttgcaatatacagCCGTACTGACTCTAAAGTTCTAAGAAATAATATTtggaaggaacagaacagaaataaacctcttttaatgtgcatgcttcatagggcgccattatctgaattttgtctttattaagTTATTACATACCATATAATACATTCTGTGATATCtttgtgtttgctgtttatcgtgcaagtgcagtcgtgcattaatgaagttcctataataaagtatgcATAATAAAGTTttaataaagagaaataaaaaaggtattttgtgtaatattttaaagtataaatttcgtattataggaactatttccgatacctaaaggctttttgctatgtatgtattcaaaaaattatggacactagattgctttctgaaaagtgcccaacaaaaatgtccataagacgtacattgaatgtacatcagATGTACATTAAATGTACATAAgatgtacactgaaagcttcaacaACGTACACTGTACGTTTGTATCGGACGTTCtgtggacgtccaattttgtgaactctaaacgttcgttggacgtccatcggatgtccattgtaccttagcgggacgtccattggacgttccgaATGCATAATCCGTGAACCGAATCTGCATATCCCTGCTCACAACATAAAATGTCGCAATGAAGATCTTGCactttattaaaattttctattattaCCTAAGTCTTGTCTAGTTTGTAATTGATTAATTGTTAATTCtgaaatttctttgtccaaatgtttTGAAACAAACCTTGTAATAGTTTTAATAGACTCGATTGCTTGAGTCTTTTTGGCTTTTAGTTTCTCAATATCTTTTTTAGTGGACACTTTTCTATTATGAACCTACCTAAAACTTAAAAGgcataaaattattataaatttcaaatcaaaataacaaaaaatttcacGATTGTTTACAAACCAAACCAAAAccaatttattttatttctatattatCACTGTCAATGTCAGTTTTCTGTCACCAATCTTATGATCGATTTTACGAAGAACCAATTATCCCTcttagactgggagatattatacagaagttcagccacgattttgtaagtcctgccttttgcaatactggaagggtagacaatgtacttacaatctgtggaaacatccacaaatttcctgtgacattttcctgtaaaaatgagattttcccaaaaaataaaaatagggttttgcgatgaatttctaagtcctgccatatccgtaggtagacaggatactatcgattttatgaaggaaATTTTTTGgacaggagggttgcaaacggggtaacggagtatatatgtatacaaacatgtaaggaaaataatgaaattttcatgattttctaggtcctgccaactaaataaactaaacatatttatttcaaaaagctcaaaaaaaaattggcatgacgtctcctaatgtttaagtatacttgtcccttggaatattctgcggaaaattttcaccctgattccgtgattttcttagtcctgcctttaaaaagttataatacttaaatacaatcaataccttttcggtactcggcaggacgGTTAAatggttcttgtaagacggcaggagtcctagatttgtaagaaaattctgaaaaagtcaacgattttctgagtcatgccattttgcacatgtttcaagaatcttaatataagtctatttacaaagaggcaggatggttttatggttattttgtatacagggtggggcattagtgtgacaaagtccaattactcgtttgtcgtaagatatacgaaaaaagttatttagttaaaacatgggccacagataggactatgatttaacagtattttctaatatacagggctgcCCGTTTTGACAGGGTGatacaaatttatgtttttttttaatggaataccctgtatatttttacatttttggattttactcgatgttctctttaataaaatatagtgttttgaaatattatacgaggcagtttaaaatataattacgtttttttgttaattttgtaggaacattcacaccctatacatattgttagtgatttgatatctaaacttctattaatttatgtttaaacgatttttaatatagtctactattgtcagttatttatagtataccaaaatgtttaattttagtatatacggggttggttgaaactcggaatgagtattttctgagttttcttaaataggacaccctgtattttagtattacaataaaatgatattttacggtacctttttatttgttaagaattttctataccatatttatatactaatttcggcagtaaattgatacagacagattactcagtTGGTTTTTGGTGTTTCTTTACAAGAATGTtacattagaacagatctttacctagtgctcggggtgactgatatacacgccatattcttaaatttcgaggctttcagacactaaagtgatgcaagtagattactcgaggagttttgtggttgctgaagatgaatacgccatcagaatcgacctccaaaaaccctctaatttcgagatcagtcaccctggccaccaggtgctccgagagtcggttgtaatgtcatattcgtgtttggccatcccaaaaaccctcgaataatctgtttgctttaatttattgccgatatcccacgaaactccagatgacgtgcttTAGTAGCAACTCTGGGTACTAGgtgattcggaggtcggttctgcttgcgtattcgtaactccataaacctcccaaataacaaaattttgcccttaatatactgattttgacaggtttatgcaattttggatgcatgttatgcactaaagtgcaatttccacccatttttatattgtacaccttttcctgatgttatcgtgaacacaatgcaaaaagttgcaagtagataggtgctgtatttaaaaatcgatttattctggtgTTGTTAGTGTTAGGACATTTTGCTATTAAATATAGGAAACAAtatcaggacaatatctacaatccTACAATATCAGGAAAACCAGTTGAGTGCGGCAACTTAGCGCCTGTTACATGCGGGTATATATTGTGGGAAGTAAGAAGGCGGGATAAAATTGCTATGcaacaaaaatatattgataacaaaaaacaacgtttcatgaaaataaaacacggctaaacaaatcttaaagtccgcctaccaatgaaacgagggtgattcatgctcataaaacacttttattttcggagagtcgcataaatggccggacgtctatttgtttagcagtgttttatttccatgaaacgtgatttacgtttcatgtttctttgacgTGCTGCCTGCCTAAGGGAGCTAAAGCTCTTTACAGATGGCgcgttgtaattagttttttatatctccagaacgcttctatttcgaaagacaaaaactggtccgcctttttttcttccagagataaattgattccatcaattgcgaatctctagtaccagtcataggaatcttttttgtctttcccttttaggtatttttgacactagattattaaattatgaggtattctagtacctactaaaagttactcctgctttaagtcagtaggatgcacggttttctggaaaaatccattttaaaatttttcgttttttgaaattgaaaaaaatttaaaaaaattaaaaaaaaacagtgtatttGCCGACtaaaagcaagagtaacttttagtactagaatacctcataatttaatactctactctcaaaaatgcctaaaaatttaaagaccaataagttatgagataaaatattccttgatctacccaagacggatgcctatgaccagtactagaaattcacaattgatgaaatcgattcatctctggaagagaaataaacgtagcagttttcgttttcctaaatagaatttttctaaattcttttaaactcaaaaaaacaaaaaacgaaaaatttttcaaatcgatttttctagaaaactgcgtattcttctgagttaaagcaaaaataccttttagtacaaaactatcccagaatttaataagtaatacagtgtcagaaatgcttaaaagttagacagaaaagtaTTCGATAAAATacccggtactaaaaattgacaattgataattgacatttgacaattgacctctggaagatcaataagtgtaccagttttcatttttccaaataaaagaattctggagctattttaaagaaactaattacaagacttcgatatgcttcttctagacgaagcatatcgaagtagaggtcgtccgccaaccagatggtctgatgacatcaaacggatcgatagaaacttgatgcagacagcacaggacagaaatgcatggagaagactgagggagacctatatccagcagtggatagatccgggttgaattatgacgatgatgaattacaagacgccatctttaaagagctctagctttccacggaagcatttttgaactaggtgaattgagttaaattttcttaaaattatctgaggaatctccggttttcgtttgttatgagagtttctggacaccctgtataatataatggcTAGGTAAATTTActactataaccaataaattgtaaaaattgtttatttacttttattgcgtttacttggataaaaatatgatctaatcacttaaaatacagatgttacagtttgctattagatttgaaaagtgtgtaaaaattccgagacattattcaggaaaataatatttaataggatatgattgttttaatgatatacaaattaattttttgtattattcatctttgcggttatcctgccaagttttaaacggttttagattagtgttttttaagcatactcgacatggcatgactcagaaaattgtggtgatatggatatgtttgtataacaccctgaaataattttacagacacacaatttaattttttttatacgaaataactatacaaccatcctgcctctttgaaaatagatttatattaaccttcttcagatatgtgcgaaatggcatgacttagaaaatcgtgtaattttccacgaattttcttacacattttttaactatatatagtaaaaaaggtgtaactaaacatcctgccattctgaataatgtctactgaaattatttattttataacaaaatttattttatgacttagaaaatcacggaaccagagagaaaattttatacagaattttccaagaaacaagtgaagttaaacattaggtgacgtcatgccaacatttttttggtcagtttgaaattttgaaataaatatgattaatttattaagttggcaggacttagaaaattatgaaaatttcattattttcattacatgtttgtatatctttatactcccttagtccttttgcaaccgtcctgcccaaaaaattttcttcataaaatagatagtatcctgttattctatggatatggcaggacttaaaaattcatcgcaactcccaattttttttttcatggaaaatctaattttcacaggaaaatgtcacaggaaaccagtgggtttttccacaaattgtaagtaacTTCTCTAACCTTCCtttattgcaaagggcaggacttagaaaatcgtggttgaacttctgttaatatctcccggtttatctCGATCGCTGGATAACTTGATTTGACGTCGGTCGTTCGCCCTTTTTCACATAGATGGCGCTATGGTATTACGCTTGACGTTTtagaaaattaatattttttatgtaattatgtttatttatttacaatctacatcattaaaagagtattaagtaaatttgttccatgtttttgggcatgaagaagagacttccaatgatgtctcatcttattctatgtatgttaaagttttaaaataggtgCCGAGGCCAGGTTTTATCtagttaattaattaatatttattaattaatatttcaaTGTTCTTTTTTGTTGGATAATTTCTTATTTTATCAAGTTTCTTGCTTACCTTCTGGCAATTGAGTTAATTCCTAGCTTTTTTATCTACGGCTCGACTGGATCAATTTGATGTTGGGTTTTTTCAACATCAAGGAATAATTTTTTACTGTTTTTGAATTTCggaagctaggaataactaagGGCACTTTTCACTAATTTACTTTACTAGAATAATACAAACTTGTGGTATTGCAGTAATTTATGTGGGATCGGACACAagccctactttcccgttttttatattctttttattACATCTAACAAAACCTTGGCaacaaactttttttgttttgaatattgcgcctttgtgtaaACTTTGAATcatagaacataaaaacatagaaaaaactTTGTGAAatgtacacaaggcgcaaaccactaaataagATATTGAAATAAAGTATAGTTTAACTAAACATTAGTATTGGGAATTTATTTCTcaaacactgatgatgactggtaatccagtcgaaaactagtcatgtgattgtgatgtagcccttttgagggattttaaatataccgtttataaaggattttactgttttttgtattacatggtatacagccaactacaggaaaactttttccttgtgttttttttttatttttttatttttttgtggaatttatggctttggtgagaaccaattagctttaaaattgttagacatatatatttttaacaaaacgagtaaataaaaatattataaaatagaaatttgatttaaattcatatttaaatctatattgtgaaattttttctctacgcgcgactacttacgttacagaagtgagcgcgactgctcccgggttaatacaatattttttaatttatcacaTACCATAATTCTTAGAGTATTAACAacaatatcaaataaatagaaataaatgccttaaaattacaaaaacattttaatatacaataaaaataaataaaatatacaaatttaTAGAGTCCACatgtaaaattaggtattttaaTTATAAGTTAGCGGCCACCGCCACCGCCACCGCCTCCGCCACCGCCACAGACACCCCCACCGCCACCGCCTCCACCGCCACCTTTACCCCCACCGCCACCGCCGCCTCCTCCAACGCCACCGCCACCGCCGCCACCGCCGCTGCCTCC from Diabrotica virgifera virgifera chromosome 3, PGI_DIABVI_V3a harbors:
- the LOC126881381 gene encoding uncharacterized protein LOC126881381, with protein sequence MRVASTIATLLCVVLLIIQTISAAPAPVPGGGGGGGGSGGGGGGGGVGGGGGGGGGKGGGGGGGGGGVCGGGGGGGGGGGR